In Phragmites australis chromosome 24, lpPhrAust1.1, whole genome shotgun sequence, the following are encoded in one genomic region:
- the LOC133907446 gene encoding protein DETOXIFICATION 42 isoform X1: MGAVCFRGESLLDRSADAMDGCEHRPFNVFFRDARLAFRWDELGQEIMGIALPGALALMADPVASLVDTAFIGHIGPVELAAVGVSIAVFNQVSRIAIFPLVSVTTSFVAEEDATSVGREKVEINGENEHNVSDSEMVELISPKETSASAIKSSFETYSSEVEQKRKNIPSVSTALVLGGVLGLLETLLLVFCARPILGYMGVKPDSAMLKPALQYLVLRSLGAPAVLLSLAMQGVFRGLKDTKTPLYATVAGDATNIVLDPIFMFVFQYGVRGAAIAHVISQYFIAAILLWRLRLHVDLLPADMKHLQFGRFLKKGFLLLARVIAATCCVTLCASMAARLGATPMAAFQICLQIWLASSLLADGLAFAGQAILASAFARKDYSKTTATASRVLQLALVLGLLLSILLGFGLRIGSRLFTDDQGVLNHIYIAIPFVCITQPINALAFVFDGINYGASDFGYAAYSMVLVAIVSIICIVTLASSKGFIGIWIALAIYMSLRMFAGFWRIGTARGPWAFLRG, translated from the exons ATGGGCGCCGTCTGCTTCCGCGGGGAGAGCCTCCTCGACCGCAGTGCCGACGCCATGGACGGGTGCGAGCACCGCCCTTTTAACGTTTTCTTCCGGGACGCGAG GCTGGCGTTCCGATGGGACGAGCTCGGGCAGGAGATCATGGGGATCGCGCTGCCTGGCGCGCTCGCGCTCATGGCAGACCCCGTCGCCTCGCTCGTCGACACAGCCTTCATTGGCCACATAG GTCCAGTAGAACTTGCAGCTGTAGGGGTATCAATTGCAGTGTTTAATCAAGTGTCGAGAATTGCAATATTCCCCCTTGTCAGTGTCACAACATCATTTGTTGCAGAGGAGGATGCTACATCTGTTGGCAGAGAAAAAGTTGAAATCAATGGAGAAAATGAACACAATGTTTCCGACAGTGAAATGGTGGAATTGATTTCTCCCAAAG AGACCAGTGCATCTGCCATCAAGTCATCTTTTGAAACTTACTCCTCTGAGGTTGAGCAAAAGAGGAAAAATATTCCATCAGTTTCTACAGCGTTAGTACTTGGTGGGGTGCTCGGCCTACTTGAAACTCTACTGCTCGTTTTCTGCGCAAGACCTATCTTAGGCTACATGGGTGTAAAGCCG GACTCTGCAATGTTGAAGCCTGCATTACAGTACTTGGTACTCAGATCTCTTGGTGCTCCTGCTGTTCTCTTATCTCTGGCAATGCAAGGGGTCTTTCGTGGACTTAAGGATACAAAGACGCCTCTATATGCAACTG TGGCCGGAGATGCAACCAATATAGTTTTGGACCCAATATTTATGTTTGTGTTCCAGTATGGTGTCAGGGGTGCAGCCATTGCTCATGTTATATCACA ATACTTCATTGCAGCTATACTTTTATGGAGATTAAGGCTACATGTTGATTTGTTGCCAGCCGACATGAAACATCTTCAGTTTGGTCGGTTCCTCAAGAAGG GTTTTCTACTACTAGCAAGAGTTATTGCTGCAACATGTTGTGTAACACTATGTGCATCAATGGCTGCACGATTAGGCGCAACTCCAATGGCTGCATTCCAGATCTGCCTGCAGATCTGGTTGGCTTCTTCGCTTCTTGCTGATGGATTGGCTTTTGCTGGCCAG GCTATACTTGCAAGTGCATTTGCACGCAAGGATTATTCGAAAACCACTGCCACAGCTTCTCGTGTGTTGCAG CTGGCGTTGGTCTTGGGACTTCTCCTGAGCATACTTCTTGGCTTTGGCCTCCGCATAGGATCTAGGTTATTTACGGATGACCAGGGTGTACTGAATCATATCTACATAGCAATACCG TTTGTCTGCATAACTCAACCAATCAATGCTTTGGCTTTTGTTTTTGATGGTATCAATTATGGAGCATCAGATTTTGGATACGCGGCTTATTCAATGG TCCTTGTTGCTATTGTCAGTATTATTTGCATAGTCACTCTTGCAAGTTCTAAAGGTTTTATCGGAATTTGGATAGCTTTGGCGATCTACATGAGCCTCCGAATGTTTGCCGGATTTTGGAG GATAGGGACTGCAAGAGGACCATGGGCTTTTCTTCGTGGATGA
- the LOC133907446 gene encoding protein DETOXIFICATION 42 isoform X2, translating into MGAVCFRGESLLDRSADAMDGCEHRPFNVFFRDARLAFRWDELGQEIMGIALPGALALMADPVASLVDTAFIGHIGPVELAAVGVSIAVFNQVSRIAIFPLVSVTTSFVAEEDATSVGREKVEINGENEHNVSDSEMVELISPKETSASAIKSSFETYSSEVEQKRKNIPSVSTALVLGGVLGLLETLLLVFCARPILGYMGVKPDSAMLKPALQYLVLRSLGAPAVLLSLAMQGVFRGLKDTKTPLYATVAGDATNIVLDPIFMFVFQYGVRGAAIAHVISQYFIAAILLWRLRLHVDLLPADMKHLQFGRFLKKGFLLLARVIAATCCVTLCASMAARLGATPMAAFQICLQIWLASSLLADGLAFAGQAILASAFARKDYSKTTATASRVLQFVCITQPINALAFVFDGINYGASDFGYAAYSMVLVAIVSIICIVTLASSKGFIGIWIALAIYMSLRMFAGFWRIGTARGPWAFLRG; encoded by the exons ATGGGCGCCGTCTGCTTCCGCGGGGAGAGCCTCCTCGACCGCAGTGCCGACGCCATGGACGGGTGCGAGCACCGCCCTTTTAACGTTTTCTTCCGGGACGCGAG GCTGGCGTTCCGATGGGACGAGCTCGGGCAGGAGATCATGGGGATCGCGCTGCCTGGCGCGCTCGCGCTCATGGCAGACCCCGTCGCCTCGCTCGTCGACACAGCCTTCATTGGCCACATAG GTCCAGTAGAACTTGCAGCTGTAGGGGTATCAATTGCAGTGTTTAATCAAGTGTCGAGAATTGCAATATTCCCCCTTGTCAGTGTCACAACATCATTTGTTGCAGAGGAGGATGCTACATCTGTTGGCAGAGAAAAAGTTGAAATCAATGGAGAAAATGAACACAATGTTTCCGACAGTGAAATGGTGGAATTGATTTCTCCCAAAG AGACCAGTGCATCTGCCATCAAGTCATCTTTTGAAACTTACTCCTCTGAGGTTGAGCAAAAGAGGAAAAATATTCCATCAGTTTCTACAGCGTTAGTACTTGGTGGGGTGCTCGGCCTACTTGAAACTCTACTGCTCGTTTTCTGCGCAAGACCTATCTTAGGCTACATGGGTGTAAAGCCG GACTCTGCAATGTTGAAGCCTGCATTACAGTACTTGGTACTCAGATCTCTTGGTGCTCCTGCTGTTCTCTTATCTCTGGCAATGCAAGGGGTCTTTCGTGGACTTAAGGATACAAAGACGCCTCTATATGCAACTG TGGCCGGAGATGCAACCAATATAGTTTTGGACCCAATATTTATGTTTGTGTTCCAGTATGGTGTCAGGGGTGCAGCCATTGCTCATGTTATATCACA ATACTTCATTGCAGCTATACTTTTATGGAGATTAAGGCTACATGTTGATTTGTTGCCAGCCGACATGAAACATCTTCAGTTTGGTCGGTTCCTCAAGAAGG GTTTTCTACTACTAGCAAGAGTTATTGCTGCAACATGTTGTGTAACACTATGTGCATCAATGGCTGCACGATTAGGCGCAACTCCAATGGCTGCATTCCAGATCTGCCTGCAGATCTGGTTGGCTTCTTCGCTTCTTGCTGATGGATTGGCTTTTGCTGGCCAG GCTATACTTGCAAGTGCATTTGCACGCAAGGATTATTCGAAAACCACTGCCACAGCTTCTCGTGTGTTGCAG TTTGTCTGCATAACTCAACCAATCAATGCTTTGGCTTTTGTTTTTGATGGTATCAATTATGGAGCATCAGATTTTGGATACGCGGCTTATTCAATGG TCCTTGTTGCTATTGTCAGTATTATTTGCATAGTCACTCTTGCAAGTTCTAAAGGTTTTATCGGAATTTGGATAGCTTTGGCGATCTACATGAGCCTCCGAATGTTTGCCGGATTTTGGAG GATAGGGACTGCAAGAGGACCATGGGCTTTTCTTCGTGGATGA